GCTCTCCTCGCGAATGAGCCCCTGAAGCAGGTCCGGGTCCACGCGGTGGGCGCGCGAATAACGGGCAATGGACGTGCGGAAGGCCAGCGGCCACGTCGCCTCCCAGACGGGCCGCGACGCGGCGCTCAGCGGGCCGTGCACCTCTTGCTTCAGCGAGGTGCGCGCCACCTGCCTCGCGGCCCGGTTGCGCCCTGTGCGCTTCAGCGTCTGGTACAGCAGCCGCGCCGGCGACTCGGACAAGCCACGCGCATCCACGGCCAGGAACTCCTCCACCGCGCCCGGCAGGCCCAGCCGCATCAACTCCACGCCCGCGAGGAAGCGCGCGTCCCGGGCGAGCGTCCCGGGCGGCAGCGGCCAGATCTCCTCGGACTCCCCCACCTCATCCAGGGCCTCCTCATCCGGCTGCCCCGAACCGCCCGTGCCTTCTTCCAGGGCCTCGGCACTGGCGGGACGGGCATGCAGCCGCGCCACGCGCTCCGGCGACAGCAGCGCGAGCCGTGAACGGGCGAGCATGCCGTACCAGGCCGCGGGCCGCTCGGTGGCGATGTTCGCGTAGCTGTCCATTGCGGCCTGTGCGGTGGGCCCGGTCTCCTGCATCCGCGCGCGCCAGTACCGCGAGCGCCAGAGGGCCTCGTCCGTGCGCGCCGCCTCGGGCAGGTTCTCCACCGCCGTCAGCGCGGCCAGCGCCGCGGGCGCATTCGCCTTGCGCGAGTGCAGCCAGAAGGCACGGAACAGCGACTCCGAGGCGAAGTTCCCCGCCGGATAGCGGCGCGCGGCCTCCTCGTAGCGCACGAGCGCGGTGTCCACGTCCCCGAGCCGCTGGAGAATCCACGCCTCGAAGAAGAGCGCGTCATCCGCGTAGCCGTGCTCCGGGTAGTCCCGCGCCAGCGTGGCATACGTGCCAACGGCCGCCTTCGGGTCCACCACCGACTGGGAGTAGCCCAGGATGTAGAGCGCCTGGGGCCGCAGCTCCGACGCCGTGCACCCCGTCACCATGGGCTCGAGGACATCGATGGCCCGGCGGTGCTTGCGCTCCTTGCGCAAGGCCCGGCCATAGGCGAGGTGCGAGCGGCAGGCCAGCTCGTCCGGCATCTCCACGTGCGGCAGCACCTTGTCCAACAAGGCCACGCCCGCGTAGTTGCGATGCAGCTCCACCAGCGCCTCGGCGCGGCGGACCCGCCACTTGAGCGGCAGGGGCAGACCCTTCAGCCGCTGCTCGGCGCGCTTCGCCTCGCGCGACAACGGACTGGTGGCCCACACCTCCAGCAGCGCGCGGTGCTCCGCGTTGTACTGGCCCTGCGCGCGCGCCAGGTCGCAGATGGCCAGCAGCGCCTTCATCCGCAGCGCGTCCGGGCCGCGCGACTGGCGGCTGTCGATGAGCTCCTGGAGCGCCGTCAGCGCCCCCGGGATGTCCCCTCGGCGCTGGAGCACCCGCGACAGGCTGAAGCGCGCCTCCGGATACAGCGGCGAGCCCGAGCTCACCGCGCGGTAGTGCTCCGCCGCTCGCTCCAGCTTGCGGAGCCGCTCATTCGACTGGGCGGCCCGCAGCAGGGCGTGGTCCTTCAGCGCGGCGTAGTCCTGCGACAGCGCGGAGAACTCCTCGGCCGCGACCGCGGTGTTGCCGCCCTGCAGGGCGCTCTGGGCCATGAGGAAGCGCACCTGCGGCGTGGCCTCCTCCTGGGACAGCAGCGCCCGCGCGCGCGTGTAGCGGCCCCGCCGGAACTCCGCATACGCCTTGGCCAGCGAGCCTTCCGCGAAGTACGGCGTCAGTTGCTCCGGCCCGAAGGCTTCGGTGGACAGCTCCCCGTCGGAGGGTTGCGCCACCGGCGAGTCGAGCAGCGCCTCCAGTTGGTCCTCGGAGAGCACCTCACCGGGCTCTTCCTCCAGGGGCGCCTGTGCCCACGAAGGGGATGCGCCCAGCATGCCCGCGCACGCAAGGAACACCACGGCACCCGTTCGAAGTCCGTCCATGACCGCCCTCATTGTTGAACCAGGGGCGGCAATGCATCGTCACTCGGCGTGCGATTGGGACGGGGACATCACACGACTTTCGCCGCGCGCGTCAGCCAGCGGATACAGCGCGGCCCAGGGCCCGAGCGCGGTTGCTCGAAATCCAACGAGTCGCCGCGGGCGCACGTAGGCACGTCTGCGGGCAGGTGGCCGGAGGCACCACCGCCCCATGGGACGCTGGCGGCGAATCTGGCACCACGGATTCTTTTGCAACACGATTGCACATACGAAACGACCGTGCCATATGCGGTGACGCGCTGAAGTCGCATGAAGGCTTCGCGCCATTCATCCACCCTGTGCCGGAAACCGTGATGCTCCTTCGACCCTTCTCACTGGCCTTCGTGGCCGCGGCGGCGCTTGCCCTGACCGCCTGCGGCGATTCCGATTCTGATACCGACCCCGTCATCGAGTGTGGCGGCTTCGGCCACCTGCACGGCGACCACTGCCACTGTGACGAGGGCTACACCGAGCAGGGCGACACCTGCGTCGTCGCCGAGGAGCCCGTCGAGGAGTGCGGCGGCTTTGGCCACCTGCACGGCGACCACTGCCACTGTGACGAGGGCTACACCGAGCAAGGCGACACCTGCGTGCCCGCGGAGACGCCGGTGCTGGACTGCGGCGAGCACGGACACGCGCACGGCGACCACTGCCACTGTGACGCGGGCTACGTCGAGCAGAACGGCACGTGTGTCGCGGAGGCGCCAGTGCTGGACTGCGGCGAGCACGGACACGCGCACGGCGACCACTGCCACTGTGATGAGGGGTATGCCGAGGAGAACGGCACCTGCGTTCCCGCCGAGTGCGGCGGCCATGGACACCTGCATGGCGACCACTGCCACTGCGACGAGGGTTACGTGGAGCAGGGCGACACCTGCGTGCCCGAGACGCCGGCGCTGGACTGCGGCGAGCACGGACACGCGCACGGCGACCACTGCCACTGCGACACCGGTTACGTCGAACAGAACGGCACGTGTGTCCCGGCGACCACGCCATAGGGACTCGGGCCCGTACGGCTGAAGCCCTCCCGGGCTCGCGCGCCCCGGTGCGCGAGCCCGACTGAAACGACACGGGGCGGGCTCCCTCCCCGGGAAGCCCGCCCCTGCGCGATGCGGCCTCGCCGCCCGTCTCAGCCCTCCAGGTCGTTCACGATGCGGCCCATGGGCGACGGCTCGCCGAGCACCCGCCTCTGCAAGAAGGTGCGGTTGTCGGTGCCCTGGTCGTAGATCTTGAAGCTCTCATCGATGCTGTTGTTGCCAGGGCGGAAGCCCGAGTAGTCCTGCCGCGAGGGCAGCCCGTGCTCCGCGCGAATCGCGTTCTCGCTGGGCGCCCAGCCCGCGGGCGTGTGCGGCGTGGGGCGCAGGCCAATCGTCTCGAACTCCTCACGCAGGCGCAGGCGCTCCTCGACCGTCTCCTTCATGGGCGTGGTGTACTGGGGGTGCTGGTTGAAGACGGGCGCGTTGGCGTGCTTGCTGGCCGCCAGCGGGCTGACCTGGAGGCCGTTGGACGCGCGCCACGCGTGGACCGACTCGTGGCCCAGGCTGTTGAAGCGCTGCGCGCCGCCCTGCTCGTTGTAGTTGATGTTGCTGGGCCGGCCCGCGCCCGGCATGCCGTCGTAGCGATACGCCGGCCGCGTCGAGGCGTACGTGCCGTCGTTCCGGGGCACGTGCGAGTTGGGCATCCCGGCGTTGCGGCCCGAGTAGATGTCCGCCACCGTCAGCGGCTGGCGCTGCGTGCCCGTCACGCCCGGGTTCACCGCCTGCGTGCGGCCGTTGAGCTCCGTCATCATCCGCCGGCCGTTGGGCTGGCTCATCAGCGTGTCCGTGGAGACACGCGTGTCCCGCGTGAAGTCCGCGAAGTCCGCGCCGGACTGGCCGTTGTCGCGGCGCGTGCGGATGCCCTGGAGGTCCGGATGCGTCACGCCGTAGTCCGTGCGGCGCAGGTTGTCCTTGCCCGTCTGCAGCTCGCT
This genomic window from Myxococcus hansupus contains:
- a CDS encoding transglycosylase SLT domain-containing protein, with the protein product MDGLRTGAVVFLACAGMLGASPSWAQAPLEEEPGEVLSEDQLEALLDSPVAQPSDGELSTEAFGPEQLTPYFAEGSLAKAYAEFRRGRYTRARALLSQEEATPQVRFLMAQSALQGGNTAVAAEEFSALSQDYAALKDHALLRAAQSNERLRKLERAAEHYRAVSSGSPLYPEARFSLSRVLQRRGDIPGALTALQELIDSRQSRGPDALRMKALLAICDLARAQGQYNAEHRALLEVWATSPLSREAKRAEQRLKGLPLPLKWRVRRAEALVELHRNYAGVALLDKVLPHVEMPDELACRSHLAYGRALRKERKHRRAIDVLEPMVTGCTASELRPQALYILGYSQSVVDPKAAVGTYATLARDYPEHGYADDALFFEAWILQRLGDVDTALVRYEEAARRYPAGNFASESLFRAFWLHSRKANAPAALAALTAVENLPEAARTDEALWRSRYWRARMQETGPTAQAAMDSYANIATERPAAWYGMLARSRLALLSPERVARLHARPASAEALEEGTGGSGQPDEEALDEVGESEEIWPLPPGTLARDARFLAGVELMRLGLPGAVEEFLAVDARGLSESPARLLYQTLKRTGRNRAARQVARTSLKQEVHGPLSAASRPVWEATWPLAFRTSIARYSRAHRVDPDLLQGLIREESRFNARARSATGALGLAQLMPATARQVADALDMPAPGEAALLEPTTNIRLGAAYLGQLLKHFGGNVAYAVAAYNAGPRAVERWRHALPEAELDEWVEHIGFEETREYVKKVLGSYSAYKLLYADEPAVLRDLRLSDASRR
- a CDS encoding M91 family zinc metallopeptidase translates to MDTSKTPKTEASSRPGAPRPTPSELQTGKDNLRRTDYGVTHPDLQGIRTRRDNGQSGADFADFTRDTRVSTDTLMSQPNGRRMMTELNGRTQAVNPGVTGTQRQPLTVADIYSGRNAGMPNSHVPRNDGTYASTRPAYRYDGMPGAGRPSNINYNEQGGAQRFNSLGHESVHAWRASNGLQVSPLAASKHANAPVFNQHPQYTTPMKETVEERLRLREEFETIGLRPTPHTPAGWAPSENAIRAEHGLPSRQDYSGFRPGNNSIDESFKIYDQGTDNRTFLQRRVLGEPSPMGRIVNDLEG